One window from the genome of Paenibacillus azoreducens encodes:
- a CDS encoding ATP-binding protein, producing MNFWTSLVGKLWATIICLVACILITMALFLLPYIDTNFSNNSGDIKRLFTYTAIIGFSMTTFFALFLLTKITQPMQKLISATEAISKGEYSTRLSIVTSDEIGKLANTFNHMAAELEENIRNLNQEKEHLASVLRSMSDAVITFNNSGHIILTNPPAQKLIPKWKDIDWDMEQSNDMESKPEEKVPKPLLDLFERMLQESADVSANVHVKQGVWSVRMAPLYADDDNIRGAVAVLRDVTEQVKLEKMRQDFVANVSHEIRTPLSMMQGYSEALLDGMAASPEEGQELIQVIHDESLRMGRLVKDLLDLARMEAGHTDLHLRRLDMSEVLERVFRKFSVRAKESGLDLLYDKRTEDLVLEAADEDKLEQVLTNLLDNAFRHTPSGKQIRIAAERLGTGHASELQIKIEDEGAGIPQEDLPYVFERFYKADKARVRGGSNGTGLGLAIVKNIVESHSGSIRVTSQIGEGTVFSIRLPVENHES from the coding sequence GTGAACTTCTGGACATCGCTAGTCGGCAAGCTGTGGGCGACGATCATTTGTTTGGTTGCATGTATTCTCATTACGATGGCATTGTTTTTGCTGCCGTATATCGATACTAATTTCTCGAACAATTCCGGAGATATTAAACGCCTATTCACCTATACGGCGATCATCGGTTTTTCGATGACCACCTTTTTTGCGCTGTTTCTGCTTACCAAAATCACGCAGCCGATGCAAAAGCTAATCAGCGCCACCGAGGCGATCAGTAAAGGCGAATACAGCACCCGCCTGTCGATCGTTACGAGCGACGAGATCGGCAAGCTTGCGAATACGTTCAATCATATGGCGGCGGAGCTTGAAGAGAACATCCGCAACTTGAACCAGGAGAAGGAGCATTTGGCAAGCGTCCTGCGGAGCATGAGCGATGCGGTGATTACGTTCAATAACTCCGGTCATATCATTTTGACCAATCCACCGGCCCAAAAGCTGATTCCGAAATGGAAAGATATCGACTGGGACATGGAGCAAAGCAACGATATGGAAAGCAAACCGGAAGAAAAGGTGCCTAAACCGCTATTGGATCTGTTTGAACGCATGCTTCAGGAAAGCGCGGACGTTAGCGCCAATGTGCATGTGAAGCAAGGGGTTTGGTCGGTGCGCATGGCTCCTTTGTATGCGGATGACGATAATATCCGGGGGGCCGTGGCGGTGCTTCGGGATGTGACGGAACAGGTGAAGCTGGAGAAAATGAGGCAGGATTTCGTGGCGAACGTATCGCATGAAATTCGGACTCCTCTTTCAATGATGCAGGGCTACAGCGAAGCGCTGCTGGATGGAATGGCTGCATCACCAGAGGAAGGCCAGGAGCTTATACAAGTCATTCATGACGAATCGCTGCGCATGGGCAGACTTGTCAAGGATTTGCTGGATTTGGCGCGAATGGAAGCAGGACATACGGATCTTCATCTCCGTAGATTGGACATGAGTGAAGTGCTTGAACGCGTATTCCGTAAATTTTCCGTTCGGGCGAAAGAAAGCGGTCTTGATCTTCTTTATGACAAGCGTACCGAGGATCTAGTGCTTGAGGCGGCAGATGAAGATAAACTGGAGCAGGTGCTGACCAACCTGCTGGACAATGCGTTCAGGCATACGCCAAGCGGCAAACAAATCCGCATTGCTGCTGAGCGGCTGGGGACCGGTCATGCATCAGAACTGCAAATCAAGATCGAGGATGAGGGAGCGGGCATTCCTCAAGAAGATCTGCCATATGTCTTCGAACGCTTCTATAAGGCTGACAAAGCGAGAGTCAGGGGAGGTTCAAACGGTACCGGCCTTGGTCTGGCGATCGTTAAAAACATCGTGGAATCTCATTCCGGGTCGATCCGGGTAACCAGCCAAATAGGCGAAGGAACCGTTTTTTCGATTCGTTTACCTGTCGAAAATCATGAATCTTGA
- the serA gene encoding phosphoglycerate dehydrogenase: protein MFKVLVSDPISDLGIKQLMDAADVQVEKKTGLGEDELAAIIGEYDALLVRSQTRVTEKIMAAGAKLKVVGRAGVGVDNIDLEAATKRGIIVINAPDGNTVTTCEHAFAMMMALARHIPQAYAKTIGGEWDRKSFLGVELRNKTLGVLGMGRIGSEVAKRAKAFGMSILAFDPFLTQERAEKMEVKLASVDDIVRNADFMTVHTPLTPETRHMIARPQFEVMKKGMRIVNCARGGIIDEAALVEAINEGIVAGAAFDVFESEPPQKDHPFLNHPKIIVTPHLGASTVEAQENVAIDVSEEVLHILRNEPFKNAVNIPPVAASVMNRLQPYFSIGEKLGSFAAQAANQAVHEIHVEYAGDLSDIDTLPLTRYIVQGVLAHHLGSEVNIVNCMHLAKLRDINVVVTKASKSKGFTNLLTVTLKSQNDVENLVAGTLLNGYGERIVQIDKFPVDVAPEGHQILISHNDKPGLIGRVGTLLGENDVNIASMQVGRKIIGGAAIMILTVDKAVQKDVLNQLTTLPELNRAIEITL, encoded by the coding sequence ATGTTTAAAGTGTTAGTATCGGATCCGATCAGTGATCTGGGAATTAAGCAGCTGATGGATGCTGCCGATGTTCAGGTAGAGAAAAAAACTGGACTAGGCGAGGATGAGCTTGCGGCCATTATCGGGGAATACGACGCATTACTCGTCCGCAGCCAAACCCGCGTAACCGAAAAAATCATGGCTGCCGGCGCCAAACTGAAAGTCGTCGGCCGTGCCGGCGTTGGTGTGGACAACATCGATCTTGAAGCAGCCACCAAACGCGGGATCATCGTCATTAACGCCCCTGACGGCAACACCGTCACTACCTGCGAGCATGCCTTCGCAATGATGATGGCCCTGGCGCGCCATATTCCGCAAGCTTACGCGAAAACCATCGGCGGAGAGTGGGACCGCAAATCATTCCTCGGCGTTGAACTGCGCAACAAGACATTGGGTGTGCTTGGCATGGGCCGCATCGGCAGCGAAGTCGCCAAACGCGCCAAGGCTTTTGGCATGAGCATTCTGGCGTTCGATCCATTCCTGACCCAGGAACGCGCTGAAAAAATGGAAGTTAAACTGGCATCCGTGGATGATATCGTTCGCAATGCCGACTTCATGACGGTGCATACGCCGTTGACGCCTGAAACGCGTCATATGATTGCCCGCCCGCAATTCGAAGTGATGAAAAAAGGAATGCGGATCGTCAACTGCGCTCGCGGCGGAATCATCGATGAAGCTGCCCTTGTCGAGGCGATTAACGAAGGAATTGTAGCCGGCGCCGCGTTTGACGTATTTGAAAGCGAACCGCCGCAAAAAGATCATCCGTTCCTCAATCATCCTAAAATCATCGTGACGCCTCATCTTGGCGCATCGACCGTTGAAGCCCAGGAGAACGTGGCCATTGATGTATCCGAGGAAGTGCTTCATATTTTGCGTAACGAGCCGTTCAAAAATGCCGTCAATATACCGCCGGTAGCCGCAAGCGTAATGAACCGCCTGCAGCCTTATTTTTCGATCGGCGAAAAGCTCGGCAGCTTTGCCGCTCAGGCTGCAAATCAGGCCGTGCATGAAATTCACGTAGAGTATGCGGGCGATCTGTCCGATATCGACACGCTGCCGCTGACGCGCTATATCGTCCAAGGCGTGCTTGCACATCATCTTGGCAGCGAAGTCAATATCGTCAACTGCATGCATCTTGCCAAATTGCGCGACATCAACGTGGTCGTTACCAAAGCGTCCAAATCCAAAGGTTTTACCAATCTGCTTACCGTGACGCTGAAATCGCAAAACGATGTTGAAAACTTGGTTGCCGGTACGTTATTGAACGGTTACGGCGAACGGATTGTCCAAATTGATAAATTCCCGGTGGACGTAGCGCCGGAAGGCCATCAAATCCTCATCTCCCATAATGACAAACCGGGTCTGATCGGCCGCGTCGGAACGCTTCTTGGCGAAAACGACGTCAACATTGCATCCATGCAAGTCGGACGCAAAATCATCGGCGGTGCAGCCATCATGATTCTGACAGTGGACAAAGCCGTTCAAAAGGATGTACTGAATCAGTTGACTACCCTGCCGGAACTGAACCGCGCCATTGAAATCACACTGTAA
- a CDS encoding response regulator transcription factor, with product MSEHGNRILVVDDEERIRRLLKMYLEKEGYEVEEAEDGEIALRKASNQDYGLILLDLMLPGMDGIEVCTRLRQLKSTPILMLTAKGEEINRVQGFEVGADDYVVKPFSPREVIYRVKAILRRSSATAYLSKDSNSSNNIVFPHLVIEHDAHRVTASGHEVSLTPKEYELLHYLAVSPDKVFSREELLKDVWNYEFFGDLRTVDTHVKRLREKLNKVSPESAAMITTVWGVGYKLEVPK from the coding sequence ATGTCAGAACATGGTAATCGGATACTGGTTGTGGATGATGAGGAACGGATTCGCCGTTTATTGAAAATGTATTTAGAAAAAGAAGGCTATGAGGTGGAGGAAGCGGAAGACGGGGAAATCGCGCTCCGCAAGGCATCCAATCAGGACTATGGCCTAATTTTGCTTGACTTGATGCTTCCGGGGATGGACGGAATTGAAGTCTGTACCCGATTGAGACAATTAAAATCGACGCCGATCCTGATGCTGACAGCTAAGGGTGAAGAAATCAATCGCGTTCAAGGTTTCGAAGTTGGCGCAGATGATTATGTCGTGAAACCGTTTAGCCCTAGAGAAGTTATTTATCGCGTAAAAGCTATCTTGAGACGATCCTCGGCTACGGCGTATTTGTCGAAGGACAGCAATTCCAGCAATAACATCGTCTTCCCTCACCTTGTCATCGAGCATGACGCGCATCGGGTAACCGCCAGCGGGCATGAAGTAAGCCTGACGCCAAAGGAATACGAGCTGCTGCATTATCTCGCAGTTTCGCCCGACAAGGTCTTTTCGCGGGAAGAGTTATTGAAGGATGTTTGGAACTATGAGTTTTTTGGCGACTTGCGTACCGTCGATACGCATGTCAAGAGACTAAGAGAAAAGCTGAACAAAGTGTCCCCGGAGTCCGCTGCAATGATTACGACCGTCTGGGGCGTCGGCTACAAGCTAGAGGTGCCAAAGTAA
- the ccsA gene encoding cytochrome c biogenesis protein CcsA → MSDLLSFSSNMFVVAFFLYCAAFILFAVALMGRRWSNRDPVAHSKKWGKIAFIGSSLGLIFQLVFFVTRWIGGGHIPVSNMYEFMSFLSMMVMVAFTVVFLIYKKTLLGLFAVPITIIIMAYAAVFPQEVQPLIPSLQSYWLKIHVTLAAAGESFFAISFAAGFMYLIRTVDFKGKDKKAKRKQRWVEVIFFSIIVVISFIATVFIFRAAGYESVFTQTKVAGQEGAQNTVTAKVSYKLPPIVAPYQSKIESFEPFLGMKKPLFEAPSWMNGVNAGRKFNTIIWSLLTGAILYGILRLIVRKPLGTAASPLMEGIDPDDLDEISYRAIAIGFPIFTLGALIFAMIWAEVAWGTFWSWDPKEVWALICWLFYSAYLHLRLSRGWQGGKSAWLSVIGFLVVMFTLVGVNLVIAGLHSYAGVD, encoded by the coding sequence ATGAGTGATTTACTTTCTTTTAGCAGTAATATGTTTGTCGTCGCTTTCTTCCTTTATTGCGCTGCATTCATATTATTTGCCGTAGCTCTCATGGGCCGCAGGTGGAGCAACCGCGATCCCGTGGCGCATTCGAAGAAATGGGGCAAGATCGCTTTTATCGGATCTTCCCTCGGCCTTATTTTCCAACTTGTATTTTTTGTGACGCGCTGGATTGGCGGAGGGCATATTCCTGTCAGCAACATGTATGAATTTATGTCTTTTCTGTCCATGATGGTGATGGTAGCGTTTACGGTTGTTTTTCTGATATACAAAAAAACGCTGCTCGGGTTGTTTGCGGTACCGATCACGATAATTATAATGGCTTATGCCGCCGTATTCCCGCAGGAAGTCCAACCGCTGATTCCGTCGCTGCAATCCTACTGGCTTAAAATCCATGTCACACTTGCTGCGGCAGGCGAATCATTTTTTGCGATCAGTTTCGCGGCAGGTTTTATGTACTTGATCCGCACCGTGGACTTCAAAGGGAAAGACAAAAAAGCGAAGAGAAAGCAGCGCTGGGTGGAGGTTATTTTCTTTTCCATTATTGTTGTCATCTCTTTCATTGCAACCGTATTTATTTTCCGGGCTGCCGGTTATGAGTCGGTATTTACGCAAACGAAGGTAGCCGGGCAAGAAGGGGCGCAAAACACGGTAACGGCCAAAGTATCTTACAAGTTGCCGCCGATCGTTGCGCCGTACCAGAGCAAGATTGAAAGTTTTGAGCCGTTCCTCGGAATGAAGAAGCCGCTCTTTGAGGCCCCGTCCTGGATGAATGGCGTTAATGCCGGACGCAAATTCAACACGATTATTTGGTCTTTGCTTACTGGCGCCATATTGTATGGGATATTGCGATTGATCGTACGAAAGCCTCTTGGGACTGCCGCTTCTCCGCTGATGGAAGGCATCGATCCGGATGATCTGGACGAAATCAGTTATCGGGCTATCGCGATCGGCTTTCCGATCTTTACGCTAGGAGCCTTGATTTTTGCAATGATCTGGGCCGAAGTCGCCTGGGGCACATTCTGGAGCTGGGATCCCAAAGAGGTTTGGGCGCTGATCTGCTGGCTGTTCTACAGCGCATATTTGCATCTTAGACTCTCGCGCGGTTGGCAGGGCGGCAAGTCTGCTTGGCTATCGGTTATCGGATTCCTGGTGGTTATGTTCACCTTGGTTGGAGTCAACCTCGTCATTGCAGGACTTCATTCCTATGCGGGTGTTGATTGA
- a CDS encoding D-alanyl-D-alanine carboxypeptidase family protein has protein sequence MWIKSISSWIVAVALLLTNLAPVSAERSQVLPELSTHAQAAALMDVTSGRLLYSSHGDDELRIASLTKIMTAIVAIEHGDFRKPVKVSKNAFGKEGSSIYLKLGEEMTLENMLYGLMLRSGNDAATAIAEHVGGSEEGFVYLMNEKARQIGLKHSHFANPHGLDADGHYSSANDLAKLTAYALHNPMFRDIVKTETKKAPNPNESWDYQWYNKNKMLRLYDGADGVKTGYTKKAFRCLVSSATRNGQQLVAVTLNDGDDWNDHGKMLDYGFEFFPLSRLMEKGESVKGHDLVVGSTFQYPFAKGEAEAVENKLVMTPAVRQGSPDLSFGLRGEIRIFLKGEQIGTVPVYQKGSYLPEPSVRNPATGTMAQADTSTFAGSLAYILKKLFLQHD, from the coding sequence ATGTGGATAAAATCAATCAGCAGTTGGATTGTCGCAGTCGCTCTGCTTCTGACGAACTTGGCTCCGGTTTCAGCGGAAAGAAGCCAGGTTCTTCCCGAACTGAGTACGCATGCCCAGGCTGCCGCCCTGATGGATGTCACCTCCGGGCGCCTGCTGTATTCAAGCCATGGTGACGATGAATTGCGCATAGCCAGCTTGACCAAAATTATGACGGCGATTGTAGCAATAGAGCATGGGGATTTTCGAAAGCCGGTTAAGGTCAGCAAAAATGCGTTCGGCAAAGAAGGTTCCTCGATATATCTCAAGCTGGGCGAAGAAATGACCCTTGAAAATATGCTGTACGGCTTAATGCTGCGGTCCGGAAATGATGCTGCGACTGCGATTGCCGAACATGTCGGCGGATCCGAAGAAGGTTTTGTGTATTTAATGAATGAAAAAGCAAGGCAAATCGGATTGAAGCATTCCCATTTTGCCAATCCCCATGGACTGGATGCTGATGGGCATTATTCCTCCGCCAATGACCTGGCGAAGCTGACGGCTTATGCGCTTCATAATCCGATGTTCCGTGATATCGTGAAGACGGAAACCAAGAAAGCCCCTAATCCGAATGAATCCTGGGATTATCAATGGTATAACAAAAACAAAATGCTTAGATTGTATGACGGGGCGGATGGGGTCAAAACAGGGTATACGAAGAAGGCTTTCCGGTGTTTGGTCAGCTCGGCGACGCGGAATGGTCAGCAGCTCGTCGCGGTTACGCTGAATGATGGGGATGACTGGAATGATCATGGCAAAATGCTCGATTACGGTTTTGAGTTTTTTCCTTTGTCACGACTGATGGAGAAGGGCGAGTCCGTAAAAGGCCATGATCTGGTTGTCGGCAGTACCTTTCAGTACCCATTTGCGAAGGGGGAAGCGGAAGCGGTAGAAAACAAGCTGGTCATGACCCCGGCAGTCAGGCAAGGAAGTCCGGATCTCAGCTTTGGGCTGCGCGGGGAAATCCGGATTTTTCTTAAGGGGGAGCAGATCGGTACAGTTCCGGTTTATCAAAAAGGCAGCTATTTGCCTGAACCAAGCGTCAGGAATCCGGCCACAGGGACAATGGCTCAGGCGGATACCTCAACTTTTGCCGGATCGCTGGCGTATATCTTGAAAAAATTGTTTTTACAGCATGATTAA
- a CDS encoding spore maturation protein, with amino-acid sequence MTAIINTISAWAIPVLIAFIPLFAFVKKVPVYESFVVGAKDGFETAIQIIPNLVGMMVAISVFRASGALDFFVGWTGPFLRELGVPSEILPLGLLRPLTGTGSLAFATDLISVHGPDSMIGRMASTIQGSTDTTLYVLTVYMGAVGIRNGRYSLKVGLFSDVVGFIASIIVCLLFFG; translated from the coding sequence ATGACTGCAATCATCAACACGATTTCAGCGTGGGCGATCCCGGTCCTAATTGCGTTCATTCCTCTTTTTGCTTTTGTTAAAAAAGTACCTGTGTACGAATCTTTTGTCGTCGGCGCCAAGGACGGTTTTGAGACCGCCATCCAGATTATTCCCAATCTTGTTGGCATGATGGTGGCAATCAGTGTCTTTCGCGCCTCCGGGGCTCTAGACTTCTTCGTCGGATGGACGGGCCCGTTTTTGCGCGAGCTCGGCGTTCCGAGCGAAATTTTACCGCTTGGGCTGCTTCGGCCGCTCACCGGGACGGGTTCGCTTGCTTTTGCAACGGACTTGATTTCAGTTCACGGACCTGACTCGATGATTGGGCGCATGGCTTCGACAATTCAGGGCAGCACGGACACAACGCTGTATGTATTGACCGTTTATATGGGTGCGGTGGGTATCCGCAACGGCAGATATTCGCTTAAGGTCGGCCTGTTTTCCGATGTGGTCGGGTTTATCGCTTCTATCATTGTCTGCCTGCTATTCTTTGGCTAA
- the resB gene encoding cytochrome c biogenesis protein ResB — translation MLQEVIAFKNTKCECGHQNPVGTVLCEACGRPLHEGDRESNEVLEMRYDGMARRSQRANPNFIDRIWNFFSSVKVAVYLIILTLLGSMLGTIFPQENTFLNIDPSTYYKETYGTWGFVYYKLGLTHTYESWWFILLLVMIGASLVICSLDRVLPLYKALSKQRILKHMQFLTRQRVVYQGPVAGEAEEWLQQVSGPMKKRGYRVHTDGNALLAEKYRFSRWGPYVIHIGLIIFLLAVLARGLPGMKMDQHMSFPEGEIKPIPNTPYYFENEKFTVEFYTQDEMPDEFRNKGKMLAKLFNTQATLYTCTANCNDPTKEPKLEAVAKHNIQVNDPLEYKDLKVYQFDYDLTPVLRSVTPSLFDVKTGKELGSFKLDIKNPQRHYAVGDYNLELKEKYNDFGLDENGRPVTKTPNPNAPAYLFLIKGPNLPAEGMQYIYFPKEIDKQRFGQDAINDKMNIGSVPLTLHVKGMENVDFSMATTYLNIRVDKVMPFVWIGAAIVMLGLVLGFYWQHRRIWLRIDDGILTLGAHTNKNWFGIRREISAILKKMNLDVDEKSLDNGGKQA, via the coding sequence ATGCTACAGGAAGTCATCGCTTTTAAAAACACGAAATGCGAATGCGGACACCAAAACCCGGTTGGTACCGTGCTTTGCGAAGCCTGCGGCAGGCCGCTTCATGAAGGAGACCGAGAATCGAATGAAGTTCTGGAGATGCGTTATGATGGAATGGCGCGCCGTTCGCAGCGTGCAAATCCGAATTTCATAGACCGTATCTGGAACTTTTTTTCCTCTGTCAAAGTAGCGGTATACTTAATCATTTTAACGCTGCTCGGCTCCATGCTTGGGACGATTTTTCCCCAGGAGAACACGTTCTTAAATATCGATCCCTCAACCTATTACAAAGAGACGTACGGAACCTGGGGATTCGTTTATTACAAACTTGGACTCACGCATACTTACGAGTCGTGGTGGTTTATCCTGCTGCTAGTCATGATCGGGGCGTCACTTGTGATCTGCAGCTTGGACCGCGTACTTCCGCTATACAAAGCGCTCAGCAAACAGCGGATACTTAAACATATGCAGTTTCTTACGCGCCAGCGCGTCGTTTATCAAGGGCCGGTTGCAGGGGAAGCAGAGGAATGGCTTCAGCAGGTTTCGGGTCCGATGAAAAAGAGGGGGTACCGCGTCCATACGGACGGAAACGCTCTCTTGGCTGAAAAATACCGCTTTAGCCGTTGGGGACCATATGTCATCCACATCGGGCTGATCATTTTCCTGCTTGCCGTTTTGGCCCGTGGTTTGCCCGGAATGAAGATGGATCAGCACATGTCTTTTCCTGAAGGGGAAATCAAACCTATACCTAATACCCCGTATTATTTTGAAAACGAGAAGTTTACTGTGGAGTTTTATACGCAGGATGAAATGCCCGATGAGTTTCGCAATAAAGGCAAGATGCTGGCCAAGCTGTTCAATACTCAAGCCACGCTTTATACCTGTACCGCTAACTGTAATGATCCGACCAAAGAGCCAAAGCTGGAAGCTGTGGCCAAACACAATATTCAGGTGAACGATCCCCTTGAGTATAAGGATCTGAAGGTATACCAGTTCGATTATGATCTTACGCCGGTGCTGCGCTCGGTAACCCCTTCGTTGTTCGATGTGAAAACGGGCAAGGAGCTCGGCAGTTTCAAACTTGACATCAAAAATCCGCAGCGTCATTATGCGGTGGGCGATTACAATCTTGAGCTGAAAGAGAAATACAATGATTTTGGCCTTGATGAGAATGGAAGGCCCGTGACCAAAACTCCGAATCCAAACGCTCCGGCATATCTGTTTCTGATCAAAGGGCCGAATCTGCCGGCTGAAGGCATGCAGTATATCTATTTTCCAAAAGAAATTGACAAGCAGCGTTTTGGGCAGGATGCCATCAACGACAAAATGAACATAGGCAGCGTACCGTTGACGCTTCATGTCAAAGGGATGGAAAATGTGGATTTCTCCATGGCCACCACGTATTTGAATATCCGGGTGGATAAAGTCATGCCTTTTGTCTGGATTGGCGCCGCCATCGTCATGTTGGGTCTGGTGCTCGGATTTTATTGGCAGCATCGCCGTATCTGGTTGCGAATCGATGACGGTATCCTGACATTGGGAGCGCATACCAACAAAAACTGGTTCGGCATCCGCCGGGAAATTTCGGCTATTTTGAAAAAAATGAATCTGGATGTGGATGAAAAGTCCCTGGATAACGGAGGAAAACAAGCATGA
- the resA gene encoding thiol-disulfide oxidoreductase ResA: protein MGKSRKKVQIIILLLIVFLGGYAIVSQVWGSGGKPTEGSKAPAFDLLGLDGKAHQLDEYKGKAIVLNFWGTWCGPCVKEMPALQAQWEKWKDKGVVVIGINAGEDKLAVENFVNNMQVDFPVLLDPNKESIVAYGISPLPTTFFVSKNGKINKIHLGQLDLATLDKQIEELVKS, encoded by the coding sequence ATGGGTAAATCAAGAAAAAAAGTTCAGATTATCATCCTGCTTTTGATCGTTTTTCTGGGCGGATATGCCATTGTTTCTCAAGTGTGGGGTTCGGGCGGCAAGCCGACGGAAGGCAGCAAAGCCCCCGCGTTTGACCTGCTTGGTCTGGACGGGAAGGCTCATCAGCTGGATGAATATAAGGGGAAAGCCATTGTTCTGAATTTCTGGGGAACCTGGTGCGGCCCGTGTGTAAAGGAAATGCCCGCTTTACAGGCTCAGTGGGAGAAGTGGAAGGATAAAGGCGTGGTTGTGATCGGGATCAACGCCGGCGAGGACAAGCTGGCGGTTGAAAATTTCGTCAATAACATGCAAGTCGATTTCCCGGTTCTGCTTGATCCGAACAAGGAGTCGATCGTTGCGTATGGCATTTCGCCTTTGCCGACTACGTTTTTTGTGTCCAAAAATGGCAAAATCAACAAAATCCATCTCGGTCAGCTGGATTTGGCCACCCTCGACAAACAAATTGAAGAGCTGGTGAAATCGTAA
- a CDS encoding nucleoside recognition domain-containing protein, whose product MINVIWLALIIIGFGFAAAQGNIEAVTSAAFDGAKTGVTVCFGLISVLVFWLGMMKLAEDSGLLKKIAKLLSPVVRFLFPDVPRNHPAMGYILSNMSANLLGLGNAATPMGIKAMQELQTLNQDKTGASPAMCTLLALNTASITLIPTTLIAIRMNYKSANPTEIVGTTLVATIIATFAAVAADRYYRRKFLKRNPRPPIPADPMQGAKPDMKG is encoded by the coding sequence ATGATTAATGTCATCTGGCTGGCGCTGATCATCATCGGCTTTGGGTTTGCAGCCGCTCAAGGGAATATCGAAGCCGTGACCTCGGCTGCGTTCGACGGCGCCAAAACCGGTGTTACTGTCTGCTTTGGCCTGATCAGCGTGCTCGTGTTCTGGCTCGGAATGATGAAGCTTGCCGAGGATTCAGGACTTCTCAAGAAAATTGCGAAGCTGCTGAGCCCGGTCGTAAGATTCCTGTTTCCTGACGTGCCCCGCAACCATCCCGCTATGGGATATATTTTGTCCAACATGAGCGCCAATTTGCTCGGCCTTGGCAATGCCGCTACACCGATGGGGATCAAGGCGATGCAGGAACTGCAGACCTTGAATCAAGATAAAACGGGCGCAAGTCCAGCCATGTGTACTTTGCTTGCACTGAATACGGCCAGCATTACATTGATTCCGACCACGCTGATTGCAATACGGATGAATTACAAGTCGGCAAATCCGACGGAAATTGTCGGAACGACGCTTGTTGCGACGATCATTGCCACATTTGCGGCGGTGGCGGCGGACCGGTATTACCGGCGGAAATTTCTGAAAAGAAACCCGAGGCCGCCCATTCCGGCAGATCCTATGCAGGGAGCCAAACCGGATATGAAAGGATGA
- a CDS encoding pseudouridine synthase, producing MERLQKILAQAGIASRRKCEELILAGKVEVNGETVTTLGTKADPEQDIIKVEGKSIRNEKKIYIMMNKPKGVITSASDPAGRKIVTDYVKGIKERIYPVGRLDYDTEGLLLLTNDGEFANMLTHPRHHVPKTYLATVEGIPHGSELDKLRAGIRLEDGMTSPAEVEYKDIDLEKKEAVISITIHEGRNRQVRRMFEAISHKVIRLKRISFGDLQLQNLKRGLYRNLTKAEVDSLKKMAEKGNKEKK from the coding sequence ATGGAAAGATTACAGAAAATTTTGGCGCAGGCAGGCATCGCTTCCCGCCGCAAATGTGAGGAACTGATCCTGGCCGGCAAAGTGGAAGTTAACGGGGAGACCGTGACTACGCTCGGAACCAAAGCGGACCCCGAACAAGATATCATCAAGGTGGAAGGCAAATCGATTCGAAACGAAAAGAAGATTTACATCATGATGAATAAACCGAAAGGCGTTATCACAAGCGCATCCGATCCTGCCGGACGCAAAATCGTAACGGATTACGTAAAAGGAATCAAGGAACGGATTTATCCGGTAGGACGTCTGGATTACGATACGGAAGGGCTGCTGCTGCTAACGAATGACGGCGAATTTGCCAATATGCTTACCCATCCGAGACATCATGTGCCCAAAACGTATCTCGCCACCGTCGAGGGGATTCCGCACGGCAGCGAGTTGGACAAACTCCGTGCGGGGATTCGGCTCGAGGACGGCATGACTTCTCCTGCGGAAGTCGAATATAAGGATATAGATCTTGAGAAAAAAGAAGCGGTCATTAGCATTACGATTCACGAAGGCAGAAACCGCCAAGTGCGCCGCATGTTTGAAGCGATTTCCCACAAAGTCATCCGTCTGAAACGGATCTCTTTCGGCGATCTGCAGCTGCAGAATTTAAAAAGAGGCTTATACCGTAATCTGACCAAAGCAGAGGTAGACAGTCTCAAAAAAATGGCTGAAAAAGGAAACAAAGAAAAAAAATAA
- a CDS encoding N-acetylmuramoyl-L-alanine amidase translates to MTFEGFIIHHSSCESINGVGYDFWIGADGSVTSAPLLTDPSHIHICLEGNFNRSYVLLGAAEKQQLFVASKLILELSRQYDISPLFIFPHTPACPGKDFPWNELVIYPAHGYH, encoded by the coding sequence ATGACCTTCGAAGGCTTTATCATCCATCATTCCTCCTGTGAGTCCATCAATGGAGTCGGATATGATTTCTGGATCGGGGCGGACGGCTCCGTAACCTCGGCTCCGCTTTTGACGGACCCATCCCATATCCATATCTGCCTGGAAGGCAATTTCAACCGCAGCTACGTGCTGCTTGGCGCTGCCGAAAAACAGCAGCTTTTTGTCGCCAGCAAGCTTATTTTGGAGCTGTCCAGGCAATATGACATTTCCCCACTATTTATCTTCCCTCACACCCCCGCTTGTCCGGGGAAAGATTTTCCTTGGAATGAACTTGTGATTTACCCTGCTCACGGGTATCATTAG